In the Gorilla gorilla gorilla isolate KB3781 chromosome 10, NHGRI_mGorGor1-v2.1_pri, whole genome shotgun sequence genome, one interval contains:
- the ZNF26 gene encoding zinc finger protein 26 isoform X1, translating to MSSSVEFGNLLGVPWAQGNSALPEGLLSFKDISMEFTWDEWQLLDSTQKYLYRDVILENYHNLISVGYHGTKPDLIFKLEQGEDPWIINAKISRQSCPDGWEEWYQNNQDELESIERSYACSVLGRLNLSKTHDSSRQRLYNTHGKSLTQNSAPSRSYLRKNPDKFHGYEEPYFLKHQRAHSIEKNCVCSECGKAFRCKSQLIVHLRIHTGERPYECSKCERAFSAKSNLNAHQRVHTGEKPYSCSECEKVFSFRSQLIVHQEIHTGGKPYGCSECGKAYSWKSQLLLHQRSHTGVKPYECSECGKAFSLKSPFVVHQRTHTGVKPHKCSECGKAFRSKSYLLVHIRMHTGEKPYQCSDCGKAFNMKTQLIVHQGVHTGNNPYQCGECGKAFGRKEQLTAHLRAHAGEKPYGCSECGKAFSSKSYLVIHRRTHTGERPYECSLCERAFCGKSQLIIHQRTHSTEKPYECNECEKAYPRKASLQIHQKTHSGEKPFKCSECGKAFTQKSSLSEHQRVHTGEKPWKCSECGKSFCWNSGLRIHRKTHK from the exons ATGAGCTCAAGTGTCGAGTTCGGGAATCTTCTGGGTGTTCCTTGGGCCCAGGGAAACAGTGCCCTGCCTGAG GGATTATTGTCGTTCAAGGATATATCTATGGAGTTCACCTGGGATGAATGGCAGCTACTGGATTCTACACAGAAGTACCTGTACAGAGATGTGATATTGGAAAACTATCATAACCTGATATCAGTGG GGTATCATGGTACCAAGCCTGACTTAATCTTCAAGTTGGAACAAGGAGAAGATCCATGGATAATAAATGCCAAAATTTCCAGGCAGAGCTGTCCAG atggCTGGGAAGAATGGTACCAGAACAATCAAGATGAGCTTGAGAGTATTGAAAGAAGCTATGCTTGTAGTGTGTTGGGAAGACTTAATCTGAGCAAAACCCATGATTCTTCAAGACAGAGACTCTATAACACACATGGAAAAAGTTTGACACAAAACTCAGCTCCAAGCAGAAGTTATTTAAGAAAGAATCCtgataagtttcatggttatgaaGAACCATATTTTCTTAAGCATCAAAGAGCTCATAGCATAGAAAAAAACTGTGTGTGTagtgaatgtgggaaagcttttCGTTGTAAGTCACAGCTCATTGTACATCTCAGAATTCATACAGGAGAGAGACCTTATGAATGCAGTAAATGTGAAAGAGCCTTCAGTGCCAAGTCAAACCTCAATGCTCATCAGAGAGTTCATACAGGAGAAAAACCCTACTCATGTAGTGAGTGCGAGAAGGTCTTCTCTTTCAGGTCACAGCTCATTGTCCATCAGGAAATTCACACAGGAGGGAAACCCTATGGctgcagtgaatgtgggaaagcctacAGTTGGAAATCACAGCTTCTTTTACACCAGAGAAGTCACACAGGAGTGAAACCGTATGAATGCAgcgaatgtgggaaagcctttagtTTGAAGTCTCCATTCGTTGTACACCAGAGAACTCATACAGGAGTGAAACCCCATAaatgcagtgaatgtgggaaagcctttaggAGTAAGTCCTATCTCCTTGTTCACATCCGAATGCATACAGGAGAAAAACCCTATCAATGCAGTGattgtgggaaagccttcaatATGAAGACACAACTCATTGTACATCAGGGAGTTCACACAGGAAATAATCCTTATCAATGCggtgaatgtgggaaagcctttggtAGGAAGGAACAGCTCACTGCACATCTGAGAGCTCATGCAGGAGAGAAGCCCTATGGATGCAGTGAATGTGGGAAGGCTTTCAGCAGCAAGTCATACCTTGTTATACATAGGAGAACACACACCGGAGAGAGACCCTATGAATGTAGTTTGTGTGAGAGAGCCTTTTGTGGAAAATCACAGCTGATTATACATCAGAGAACTCATTCAACTGAGAAGCCCTATGAATGCAATGAATGTGAAAAAGCCTACCCTAGGAAGGCATCACTTCAGATACACCAGAAAACTCATTCGGGAGAGAAACCTTTTAAATGCAgtgaatgtggaaaagccttcacTCAGAAGTCATCTCTCAGTGAACATCAGAGAGTTCACACCGGAGAGAAACCATGGAAATGCTCTGAATGTGGGAAATCCTTCTGTTGGAATTCAGGGCTTCGTATACATCGGAAGACTCATAAATGA
- the ZNF26 gene encoding zinc finger protein 26 isoform X3, producing the protein MEFTWDEWQLLDSTQKYLYRDVILENYHNLISVGYHGTKPDLIFKLEQGEDPWIINAKISRQSCPDGWEEWYQNNQDELESIERSYACSVLGRLNLSKTHDSSRQRLYNTHGKSLTQNSAPSRSYLRKNPDKFHGYEEPYFLKHQRAHSIEKNCVCSECGKAFRCKSQLIVHLRIHTGERPYECSKCERAFSAKSNLNAHQRVHTGEKPYSCSECEKVFSFRSQLIVHQEIHTGGKPYGCSECGKAYSWKSQLLLHQRSHTGVKPYECSECGKAFSLKSPFVVHQRTHTGVKPHKCSECGKAFRSKSYLLVHIRMHTGEKPYQCSDCGKAFNMKTQLIVHQGVHTGNNPYQCGECGKAFGRKEQLTAHLRAHAGEKPYGCSECGKAFSSKSYLVIHRRTHTGERPYECSLCERAFCGKSQLIIHQRTHSTEKPYECNECEKAYPRKASLQIHQKTHSGEKPFKCSECGKAFTQKSSLSEHQRVHTGEKPWKCSECGKSFCWNSGLRIHRKTHK; encoded by the exons ATGGAGTTCACCTGGGATGAATGGCAGCTACTGGATTCTACACAGAAGTACCTGTACAGAGATGTGATATTGGAAAACTATCATAACCTGATATCAGTGG GGTATCATGGTACCAAGCCTGACTTAATCTTCAAGTTGGAACAAGGAGAAGATCCATGGATAATAAATGCCAAAATTTCCAGGCAGAGCTGTCCAG atggCTGGGAAGAATGGTACCAGAACAATCAAGATGAGCTTGAGAGTATTGAAAGAAGCTATGCTTGTAGTGTGTTGGGAAGACTTAATCTGAGCAAAACCCATGATTCTTCAAGACAGAGACTCTATAACACACATGGAAAAAGTTTGACACAAAACTCAGCTCCAAGCAGAAGTTATTTAAGAAAGAATCCtgataagtttcatggttatgaaGAACCATATTTTCTTAAGCATCAAAGAGCTCATAGCATAGAAAAAAACTGTGTGTGTagtgaatgtgggaaagcttttCGTTGTAAGTCACAGCTCATTGTACATCTCAGAATTCATACAGGAGAGAGACCTTATGAATGCAGTAAATGTGAAAGAGCCTTCAGTGCCAAGTCAAACCTCAATGCTCATCAGAGAGTTCATACAGGAGAAAAACCCTACTCATGTAGTGAGTGCGAGAAGGTCTTCTCTTTCAGGTCACAGCTCATTGTCCATCAGGAAATTCACACAGGAGGGAAACCCTATGGctgcagtgaatgtgggaaagcctacAGTTGGAAATCACAGCTTCTTTTACACCAGAGAAGTCACACAGGAGTGAAACCGTATGAATGCAgcgaatgtgggaaagcctttagtTTGAAGTCTCCATTCGTTGTACACCAGAGAACTCATACAGGAGTGAAACCCCATAaatgcagtgaatgtgggaaagcctttaggAGTAAGTCCTATCTCCTTGTTCACATCCGAATGCATACAGGAGAAAAACCCTATCAATGCAGTGattgtgggaaagccttcaatATGAAGACACAACTCATTGTACATCAGGGAGTTCACACAGGAAATAATCCTTATCAATGCggtgaatgtgggaaagcctttggtAGGAAGGAACAGCTCACTGCACATCTGAGAGCTCATGCAGGAGAGAAGCCCTATGGATGCAGTGAATGTGGGAAGGCTTTCAGCAGCAAGTCATACCTTGTTATACATAGGAGAACACACACCGGAGAGAGACCCTATGAATGTAGTTTGTGTGAGAGAGCCTTTTGTGGAAAATCACAGCTGATTATACATCAGAGAACTCATTCAACTGAGAAGCCCTATGAATGCAATGAATGTGAAAAAGCCTACCCTAGGAAGGCATCACTTCAGATACACCAGAAAACTCATTCGGGAGAGAAACCTTTTAAATGCAgtgaatgtggaaaagccttcacTCAGAAGTCATCTCTCAGTGAACATCAGAGAGTTCACACCGGAGAGAAACCATGGAAATGCTCTGAATGTGGGAAATCCTTCTGTTGGAATTCAGGGCTTCGTATACATCGGAAGACTCATAAATGA
- the ZNF26 gene encoding zinc finger protein 26 isoform X2 yields MATSFRTASCWGLLSFKDISMEFTWDEWQLLDSTQKYLYRDVILENYHNLISVGYHGTKPDLIFKLEQGEDPWIINAKISRQSCPDGWEEWYQNNQDELESIERSYACSVLGRLNLSKTHDSSRQRLYNTHGKSLTQNSAPSRSYLRKNPDKFHGYEEPYFLKHQRAHSIEKNCVCSECGKAFRCKSQLIVHLRIHTGERPYECSKCERAFSAKSNLNAHQRVHTGEKPYSCSECEKVFSFRSQLIVHQEIHTGGKPYGCSECGKAYSWKSQLLLHQRSHTGVKPYECSECGKAFSLKSPFVVHQRTHTGVKPHKCSECGKAFRSKSYLLVHIRMHTGEKPYQCSDCGKAFNMKTQLIVHQGVHTGNNPYQCGECGKAFGRKEQLTAHLRAHAGEKPYGCSECGKAFSSKSYLVIHRRTHTGERPYECSLCERAFCGKSQLIIHQRTHSTEKPYECNECEKAYPRKASLQIHQKTHSGEKPFKCSECGKAFTQKSSLSEHQRVHTGEKPWKCSECGKSFCWNSGLRIHRKTHK; encoded by the exons GGATTATTGTCGTTCAAGGATATATCTATGGAGTTCACCTGGGATGAATGGCAGCTACTGGATTCTACACAGAAGTACCTGTACAGAGATGTGATATTGGAAAACTATCATAACCTGATATCAGTGG GGTATCATGGTACCAAGCCTGACTTAATCTTCAAGTTGGAACAAGGAGAAGATCCATGGATAATAAATGCCAAAATTTCCAGGCAGAGCTGTCCAG atggCTGGGAAGAATGGTACCAGAACAATCAAGATGAGCTTGAGAGTATTGAAAGAAGCTATGCTTGTAGTGTGTTGGGAAGACTTAATCTGAGCAAAACCCATGATTCTTCAAGACAGAGACTCTATAACACACATGGAAAAAGTTTGACACAAAACTCAGCTCCAAGCAGAAGTTATTTAAGAAAGAATCCtgataagtttcatggttatgaaGAACCATATTTTCTTAAGCATCAAAGAGCTCATAGCATAGAAAAAAACTGTGTGTGTagtgaatgtgggaaagcttttCGTTGTAAGTCACAGCTCATTGTACATCTCAGAATTCATACAGGAGAGAGACCTTATGAATGCAGTAAATGTGAAAGAGCCTTCAGTGCCAAGTCAAACCTCAATGCTCATCAGAGAGTTCATACAGGAGAAAAACCCTACTCATGTAGTGAGTGCGAGAAGGTCTTCTCTTTCAGGTCACAGCTCATTGTCCATCAGGAAATTCACACAGGAGGGAAACCCTATGGctgcagtgaatgtgggaaagcctacAGTTGGAAATCACAGCTTCTTTTACACCAGAGAAGTCACACAGGAGTGAAACCGTATGAATGCAgcgaatgtgggaaagcctttagtTTGAAGTCTCCATTCGTTGTACACCAGAGAACTCATACAGGAGTGAAACCCCATAaatgcagtgaatgtgggaaagcctttaggAGTAAGTCCTATCTCCTTGTTCACATCCGAATGCATACAGGAGAAAAACCCTATCAATGCAGTGattgtgggaaagccttcaatATGAAGACACAACTCATTGTACATCAGGGAGTTCACACAGGAAATAATCCTTATCAATGCggtgaatgtgggaaagcctttggtAGGAAGGAACAGCTCACTGCACATCTGAGAGCTCATGCAGGAGAGAAGCCCTATGGATGCAGTGAATGTGGGAAGGCTTTCAGCAGCAAGTCATACCTTGTTATACATAGGAGAACACACACCGGAGAGAGACCCTATGAATGTAGTTTGTGTGAGAGAGCCTTTTGTGGAAAATCACAGCTGATTATACATCAGAGAACTCATTCAACTGAGAAGCCCTATGAATGCAATGAATGTGAAAAAGCCTACCCTAGGAAGGCATCACTTCAGATACACCAGAAAACTCATTCGGGAGAGAAACCTTTTAAATGCAgtgaatgtggaaaagccttcacTCAGAAGTCATCTCTCAGTGAACATCAGAGAGTTCACACCGGAGAGAAACCATGGAAATGCTCTGAATGTGGGAAATCCTTCTGTTGGAATTCAGGGCTTCGTATACATCGGAAGACTCATAAATGA